Proteins encoded by one window of Oscillatoria salina IIICB1:
- a CDS encoding sulfite exporter TauE/SafE family protein, translating into MTWIIGHILAACIGISLGLIGGGGSILAAPVLIYVMQIPAKSAFAMTLVIVGAVSLVGVIPHWRQKNVNLRTAALFSPTAMLGAYLGARVASLPIVTPNIQLICFGIMMLIASISMIRKSSKKLDKFDKLGEVKYEDKKHSDRYQWLFIAVEGLGVGMLTGFVGIGGGFLVIPALVLLGNTPMKEAIGTSLIILALKAVTGFAGYFGHVEIYWNLLISFSAVASVGILLGAYLTKFIQAKDLEKGFGYFVLAVAIFILIKR; encoded by the coding sequence ATGACTTGGATTATCGGACACATTTTAGCAGCTTGTATTGGCATTAGCCTAGGCTTAATAGGTGGTGGAGGTTCGATTTTAGCAGCGCCAGTATTAATTTATGTGATGCAAATACCAGCTAAATCAGCTTTTGCGATGACGTTAGTTATTGTTGGTGCTGTTAGCCTTGTTGGAGTCATTCCTCATTGGCGACAAAAAAATGTTAATTTGAGAACTGCTGCCTTATTTTCTCCTACGGCAATGTTAGGTGCTTACTTAGGCGCTCGCGTGGCATCTTTGCCGATTGTTACACCAAATATTCAGTTAATTTGCTTTGGAATAATGATGCTGATAGCATCTATTTCTATGATTCGCAAAAGCTCTAAGAAACTCGACAAATTTGACAAGTTGGGCGAAGTAAAATATGAAGATAAAAAACACAGCGATCGCTATCAATGGCTATTTATCGCCGTGGAAGGCTTAGGAGTAGGAATGCTCACCGGATTTGTCGGTATTGGTGGTGGTTTTTTAGTAATCCCAGCGCTAGTATTACTAGGAAATACTCCCATGAAAGAAGCGATCGGTACATCTTTGATTATTTTAGCTCTGAAAGCAGTTACCGGATTTGCTGGATATTTTGGTCATGTAGAAATATATTGGAATTTACTAATATCTTTTAGTGCTGTTGCTAGTGTAGGGATTTTATTGGGAGCCTATTTAACTAAATTTATCCAGGCTAAAGATTTAGAAAAAGGTTTTGGTTATTTTGTTTTAGCCGTAGCAATATTTATCTTGATTAAAAGATAG
- a CDS encoding rhodanese-like domain-containing protein has product MAKILQDRLKIIDPATLKTLLDNDRVNLIDVREPSEHAREHIPGSILIPLSTFEPQAIPVNNKKLVLHCQSGNRSSQAAQKLFAAGVEEVTHLEGGLNAWKQQGYFTKINKKAPISIMRQVQIIAGSLILTGTLLSLISPWFLLLTGFVGSGLLFAGISNICAMARLLAKMPWNQQF; this is encoded by the coding sequence ATGGCAAAAATTCTCCAAGACCGATTAAAAATCATCGATCCCGCTACTCTCAAAACTTTGCTAGACAACGATCGAGTCAATTTAATTGATGTTCGAGAACCTTCCGAACACGCTCGCGAACACATCCCCGGTTCAATTCTTATCCCCTTATCCACTTTCGAGCCTCAAGCAATTCCAGTTAACAATAAAAAATTAGTTTTGCACTGCCAAAGTGGAAATCGTTCCTCACAAGCAGCACAAAAATTATTCGCGGCTGGCGTTGAAGAAGTAACTCATTTAGAGGGAGGATTAAATGCTTGGAAGCAACAGGGTTATTTTACAAAAATAAATAAAAAAGCCCCAATTAGTATTATGCGCCAGGTACAAATTATTGCTGGAAGTTTAATCTTAACTGGCACATTACTGTCATTAATTTCGCCCTGGTTTCTCCTCTTAACTGGCTTTGTTGGTTCTGGTTTACTTTTTGCAGGCATTAGCAACATTTGTGCAATGGCAAGATTGCTAGCAAAAATGCCTTGGAACCAACAATTTTAA
- a CDS encoding MBL fold metallo-hydrolase: MLFRQLYDNETSTYTYLIADEKTKEAILVDPVIEQVERDLKLIQELGLKLKACLETHIHADHITGTGKLRSLTDCEGIVPENAQAACANRFIQDKEIYQLGEIEIKAIATLGHTDSHMSYLINNDRVLTGDSLFIRGCGRTDFQSGNSGLMYDHVTQKLFTLPDETLVYPGHDYRGHTVSTIGEEKQLNPRFVGKDRASFIEQMNNLNLPDPKKIAEAVPANQQCGNVAA, translated from the coding sequence ATGCTTTTCCGCCAATTATATGACAACGAAACCAGCACTTATACTTATTTAATTGCCGACGAAAAGACCAAAGAAGCAATTTTAGTCGATCCCGTCATCGAGCAAGTAGAGCGAGACTTAAAACTAATTCAAGAATTAGGGTTAAAGTTAAAAGCTTGCTTAGAAACCCACATTCACGCCGATCATATTACCGGAACAGGTAAACTACGCTCACTCACAGATTGCGAAGGAATCGTCCCAGAAAACGCCCAAGCAGCTTGCGCTAACCGCTTTATTCAAGACAAGGAAATTTACCAACTAGGAGAGATTGAGATTAAAGCGATCGCCACTTTAGGACATACCGACAGCCATATGTCTTACCTAATTAATAATGACCGAGTATTAACTGGAGACTCTTTATTTATTCGTGGTTGTGGACGTACCGATTTCCAAAGCGGTAATTCCGGATTAATGTACGACCATGTTACCCAAAAATTATTTACCTTACCAGACGAAACCTTAGTCTATCCAGGTCATGATTACCGAGGACATACTGTTTCTACAATTGGCGAAGAAAAGCAATTAAATCCCCGCTTTGTTGGTAAAGATCGGGCTAGCTTTATCGAACAAATGAATAACCTTAACCTTCCCGATCCTAAAAAAATAGCCGAAGCCGTACCAGCTAATCAACAATGTGGAAATGTAGCTGCCTAA
- a CDS encoding rhodanese-like domain-containing protein, which translates to MTSTFSELKSQAIDLSPLEFMQLSNPPLLIDVRSKLEYATSHAPNAVNLSLPRILFGKIPGLRNWFLPQWFRDLSKEQPLAVICLTAHRSPVAAKLLIQEGFEEVFNITGGMREWQKLNLETNKSVS; encoded by the coding sequence ATGACATCTACTTTTTCTGAACTAAAATCTCAGGCGATCGATTTATCGCCCCTGGAATTTATGCAGTTATCTAATCCACCTTTGCTGATTGATGTTCGCAGTAAGTTAGAGTATGCCACAAGTCACGCTCCTAATGCTGTTAATCTTAGTTTGCCGCGAATTTTGTTCGGGAAAATTCCTGGGCTTCGTAACTGGTTTTTACCACAATGGTTTCGAGATTTATCTAAAGAACAACCCCTGGCGGTTATTTGTTTGACAGCACATCGGAGTCCGGTGGCGGCAAAGCTTCTCATTCAAGAAGGATTTGAAGAAGTTTTTAATATTACTGGTGGCATGAGGGAATGGCAAAAATTGAACCTAGAGACTAATAAATCAGTCAGTTGA
- a CDS encoding beta-lactamase hydrolase domain-containing protein: MFQSVSESLAIGNLNSREKLSEIAQQGYRTIVDLCTPPEGNQLNPEEVTQLGFDYLSIPVFPKNLKPETLQTFIQAVDSASQPIYIRCASGLRAGMMALLTIAEKQAWTEQQYLEQWEALGLENKPNSPLASFVQEYFQAQSS, translated from the coding sequence ATGTTTCAAAGCGTCAGCGAATCCCTAGCAATCGGTAATCTTAATTCCCGCGAAAAACTCAGCGAAATTGCCCAACAAGGCTACCGGACAATTGTTGATTTATGTACTCCTCCCGAAGGAAACCAACTTAATCCAGAAGAAGTTACTCAACTTGGGTTTGATTATCTCAGTATCCCGGTTTTCCCCAAAAACTTAAAACCAGAAACATTGCAAACCTTTATCCAAGCTGTTGATTCTGCATCCCAACCAATTTATATTCGATGTGCATCTGGTTTGCGAGCGGGAATGATGGCATTATTAACTATCGCGGAAAAACAAGCTTGGACAGAACAGCAATATCTCGAACAATGGGAGGCTTTAGGATTAGAAAATAAACCTAACAGTCCTTTAGCAAGCTTTGTTCAAGAGTATTTCCAGGCTCAAAGTAGCTAG
- the petC gene encoding cytochrome b6-f complex iron-sulfur subunit, whose amino-acid sequence MENNLPLESPSLSRRQLLNFLTGAVVATTAGGILYPLAKYFIPPKETGEGGATIAKDILGNPIPASQILAEPPGTRALIAGLAGEPTYLTVTQDSTLDSKGIVNNCTHLGCTFPWNEIDQQFQCPCHGSLYDANGSVLRGPAPLPLKLVQIAVQGENAIWISPWTEIDPRTGKTPWWV is encoded by the coding sequence ATGGAAAACAACCTTCCCCTAGAAAGTCCCTCTCTATCCCGTCGGCAGTTATTGAACTTTCTCACCGGAGCAGTCGTCGCCACCACTGCCGGAGGCATCCTTTATCCCCTAGCAAAATACTTTATTCCCCCCAAAGAAACTGGCGAAGGGGGAGCAACGATCGCCAAAGATATCTTAGGAAATCCCATTCCCGCTTCTCAAATTTTAGCCGAACCCCCAGGAACCCGTGCCTTAATCGCCGGATTAGCAGGCGAACCCACTTACTTAACCGTAACCCAAGATAGCACCCTCGACAGCAAAGGAATTGTCAACAACTGCACCCATTTAGGCTGCACCTTTCCTTGGAACGAAATCGACCAACAATTTCAATGTCCCTGTCATGGTTCCCTTTATGACGCTAATGGTTCCGTCTTACGCGGACCTGCACCTTTACCACTCAAATTAGTTCAGATTGCTGTCCAGGGAGAAAACGCGATTTGGATTTCTCCCTGGACAGAAATTGACCCCAGAACCGGAAAAACTCCTTGGTGGGTTTAA
- a CDS encoding YgaP family membrane protein, whose product MFRNVGSLDRIMRLILAAALLYAGLNIYRDTALGIGLDIASALFIFSAAIGFCGIYRLLGIRTNKSQNPQ is encoded by the coding sequence ATGTTTAGGAATGTTGGCAGCCTAGATCGAATCATGCGTTTAATTTTAGCCGCAGCACTGCTTTACGCAGGTTTAAATATTTATCGAGACACCGCCCTAGGAATCGGATTAGATATCGCTTCAGCTTTATTTATTTTCAGCGCCGCGATCGGATTTTGTGGCATTTATCGCCTCCTAGGTATCAGAACCAACAAATCGCAAAATCCCCAATAA
- the hisF gene encoding imidazole glycerol phosphate synthase subunit HisF, which translates to MLAKRILPCLDVNAGRVVKGVNFVNLQDAGDPVELARAYNEAGADELVFLDITATHEDRDIILDVVYRTAEQVFIPLTVGGGIQNLENIKNLLRAGADKVSINSAAVRNPDFVNSASDRFGQQCIVVAIDAKRRANPSNPGWDVYVRGGRENTGLDALKWAKEVEQRGAGELLVTSMDADGTQAGYDLELTSAISSQVEIPVIASGGAGTTQHIYQALTTGKAEAALLASLLHYGQLSIAEIKSYLSQKEVPVRSL; encoded by the coding sequence ATGTTAGCCAAACGAATTTTACCTTGTCTGGATGTTAATGCTGGACGAGTTGTCAAGGGAGTCAATTTTGTTAATCTTCAAGATGCTGGCGATCCAGTGGAATTAGCACGAGCTTATAATGAAGCGGGTGCTGATGAGTTGGTCTTTCTCGATATCACCGCCACTCACGAAGACCGAGATATTATTCTTGATGTAGTTTACCGTACTGCTGAACAAGTATTTATTCCTCTAACTGTGGGGGGAGGAATTCAAAACTTAGAAAATATTAAAAATTTGTTAAGAGCGGGTGCAGACAAAGTTAGTATCAATTCGGCAGCAGTACGAAATCCTGATTTTGTCAATAGTGCTAGCGATCGCTTTGGGCAACAATGTATTGTGGTGGCTATCGACGCGAAAAGGCGAGCTAATCCAAGTAATCCTGGCTGGGATGTTTATGTTCGCGGTGGAAGAGAAAATACTGGTTTAGATGCTCTGAAATGGGCGAAAGAGGTCGAGCAACGTGGCGCGGGGGAACTTCTCGTTACCAGTATGGATGCTGACGGGACTCAAGCAGGTTACGATCTAGAATTAACTAGCGCGATCTCCTCACAAGTTGAAATTCCGGTCATTGCTTCTGGAGGTGCGGGAACTACTCAACACATTTATCAAGCACTGACTACAGGTAAAGCCGAGGCAGCACTTTTGGCTTCCCTCCTACATTACGGGCAATTGAGCATTGCCGAAATTAAGTCTTATCTGAGTCAAAAAGAAGTGCCAGTGCGATCGCTGTAA
- the ruvB gene encoding Holliday junction branch migration DNA helicase RuvB, whose translation MAIKRTSEQQGKLISRRTVKPEEKKQSPPKKKPPERDRILEATAGVEETDSNEEKIRPQRLADYIGQKDLKEVLQIAIQAAKGRNEAMDHLLLYGPPGLGKTTMATILATEMGVNCKITAAPALERPRDIVGILVSLNPGDILFIDEIHRLTRMSEELLYPAMEDCRLDITIGKGQTAKTRSLPLPKFTLVGATTRVGSLTAPLRDRFGMIQRLRFYEIDELTQIVLRSAEILQTAVTESGGQEIARRARGTPRIANRLLRRVRDYAQVKKQDTITQEVAAEALELYNVDRNGLDWTDRLVLSVMIEQFKGRPVGLEAIAAATGEDAKTIEEVYEPYLLQIGYLNRTARGRIPTEAAKKHLGYN comes from the coding sequence ATGGCAATTAAAAGAACCTCTGAACAACAGGGTAAACTAATCTCGCGACGCACAGTTAAACCAGAAGAAAAAAAACAGTCTCCCCCAAAGAAAAAACCGCCAGAAAGAGATCGTATCCTGGAAGCGACAGCCGGAGTAGAGGAAACTGATAGTAACGAAGAAAAAATTCGACCTCAGCGTCTCGCCGATTATATCGGACAAAAGGATTTAAAAGAAGTTTTGCAGATTGCGATTCAAGCCGCTAAAGGAAGAAATGAGGCAATGGATCACTTGTTGCTGTATGGTCCCCCTGGATTAGGAAAAACCACAATGGCGACGATTTTAGCTACAGAAATGGGCGTTAATTGTAAAATTACTGCCGCCCCCGCGTTAGAACGTCCGAGGGATATTGTGGGGATTTTAGTTAGTCTTAATCCTGGAGATATACTATTTATCGATGAAATTCATCGCTTAACAAGGATGAGCGAAGAATTACTTTATCCAGCGATGGAAGATTGCCGTTTAGATATTACCATCGGCAAAGGACAAACAGCCAAAACTCGTAGTTTACCCTTACCCAAGTTTACCTTAGTCGGTGCAACTACTCGCGTCGGCTCGTTAACTGCACCATTACGCGATCGCTTCGGGATGATTCAAAGATTGCGTTTCTATGAAATTGACGAATTAACCCAAATAGTCTTGCGTAGCGCCGAAATTCTCCAAACCGCCGTAACTGAGTCAGGAGGACAAGAAATCGCCCGTCGCGCTAGGGGAACACCGAGAATCGCTAATCGCTTGCTGAGGCGTGTCAGAGACTATGCTCAAGTGAAAAAACAGGATACAATTACCCAAGAAGTAGCAGCCGAAGCCTTAGAATTGTATAACGTCGATCGTAACGGCTTAGATTGGACAGATCGACTGGTTTTAAGCGTAATGATCGAACAATTTAAAGGAAGACCAGTTGGGTTAGAAGCGATCGCCGCAGCTACGGGAGAAGATGCAAAAACTATTGAAGAAGTTTACGAACCATACTTACTGCAAATCGGCTATTTAAACCGTACAGCAAGAGGTCGCATTCCCACGGAAGCAGCGAAAAAGCATCTCGGCTACAATTAA
- a CDS encoding DUF4351 domain-containing protein, protein MRFEESLIAQLFTDDIMRESVIYQRILREGLQQGLQQGRSESLQQEARSLVMRLILRRFGTIESELEAQIEQLSLSQLEELAEALLDFTALTDLTNWLDSIEEES, encoded by the coding sequence TTGCGTTTTGAAGAAAGTTTGATTGCTCAATTATTCACCGATGACATTATGCGCGAGTCAGTTATTTATCAAAGGATACTGCGAGAAGGTCTTCAACAGGGTCTTCAACAAGGACGAAGTGAAAGTCTTCAACAAGAAGCTCGTTCCTTAGTTATGCGCCTAATCTTACGACGTTTTGGTACGATTGAATCTGAGTTAGAAGCGCAAATTGAGCAATTGTCTCTTTCTCAGTTGGAAGAATTAGCTGAAGCGTTATTAGATTTTACTGCTTTGACTGATTTAACTAATTGGTTAGACTCGATTGAAGAAGAAAGTTAA
- a CDS encoding DUF4351 domain-containing protein — protein MSFEESLIAQLFTDDIMRESVIYQRILREGRNEGLQQGRTEGLQQEARSLVMRLILRRFGTIESELEAQIEQLSLSQLEELAEALLDFTALTDLTNWLDSIEQQS, from the coding sequence TTGTCTTTTGAAGAAAGTTTGATTGCTCAATTATTCACAGATGACATTATGCGCGAGTCAGTTATTTATCAAAGGATACTCCGAGAAGGACGAAATGAAGGTCTTCAACAAGGTCGAACTGAAGGTCTTCAACAAGAAGCTCGTTCCTTAGTTATGCGCCTAATCTTACGACGTTTTGGTACGATTGAATCTGAGTTAGAAGCGCAAATTGAGCAATTGTCTCTTTCTCAGTTGGAAGAATTGGCTGAAGCGTTATTAGATTTTACTGCTTTGACTGATTTAACTAATTGGTTAGACTCGATTGAACAACAAAGTTAA
- a CDS encoding DUF4351 domain-containing protein translates to MRFEESAIAQLFTDDIMRESVIYQRILREGRNEGLQQGRTEGLQQEARSLVMRLILRRFGTIESELEAQIEQLSLSQLEELAEALLDFTALTDLTNWLDSIEQQS, encoded by the coding sequence TTGCGTTTTGAAGAAAGTGCGATCGCTCAATTATTCACAGATGACATTATGCGCGAGTCAGTTATTTATCAAAGGATACTCCGAGAAGGACGAAATGAAGGTCTTCAACAAGGTCGAACTGAAGGTCTTCAACAAGAAGCTCGTTCCTTAGTTATGCGCCTAATCTTACGACGTTTTGGTACGATTGAATCTGAGTTAGAAGCGCAAATTGAGCAATTGTCTCTTTCTCAGTTGGAAGAATTAGCTGAAGCGTTATTAGATTTTACTGCTTTGACTGATTTAACTAATTGGTTAGACTCGATTGAACAACAAAGTTAA